One region of Egibacteraceae bacterium genomic DNA includes:
- a CDS encoding GNAT family N-acetyltransferase: MTTTSVNPGVARAAGAELDAATAALARAFQDDPVACWVTPDLRRRRETLRGFFRLVTAAFLPHEHVYVVSDGSGAALWSPPGATLIEPADEAAFAQRMTDAVGAEDAARIFEVMALTDAHHPQKPCFYLGFMGVVPERQNRGLGGALLRPVLARGDADGVPAYLEASSPDSRRLYERHGFECIGELLVPGGPTLWAMWREPELR; encoded by the coding sequence ATGACCACCACGAGCGTGAACCCCGGTGTCGCGCGCGCCGCCGGAGCGGAGCTCGACGCCGCGACCGCAGCGCTCGCCCGCGCCTTCCAAGACGACCCGGTGGCGTGCTGGGTGACACCCGACCTCCGGCGCCGGCGCGAGACGCTGCGGGGCTTCTTCCGGCTCGTGACAGCTGCCTTCCTCCCGCACGAGCACGTCTACGTCGTCAGCGACGGCAGCGGCGCGGCGCTGTGGTCACCCCCCGGAGCGACGCTCATCGAGCCGGCCGACGAGGCGGCGTTCGCGCAGCGCATGACCGACGCCGTCGGCGCCGAAGACGCCGCGCGGATCTTCGAGGTCATGGCCCTCACCGACGCCCACCACCCTCAGAAGCCGTGCTTCTACCTCGGCTTCATGGGCGTCGTGCCAGAGCGGCAGAACCGCGGCCTCGGCGGCGCATTGCTGCGGCCGGTGCTAGCCCGCGGCGACGCCGACGGCGTCCCCGCCTACCTCGAGGCCTCCTCGCCCGACAGCCGCAGGCTCTACGAGCGCCACGGGTTCGAATGCATCGGGGAGCTCCTCGTGCCCGGCGGGCCGACGCTGTGGGCGATGTGGCGCGAGCCCGAGCTGCGCTGA
- a CDS encoding nuclear transport factor 2 family protein: MTPSDILKAMVTAIEGRDAEAFAALFAEDAVGYHPMFPGGVRGRAAIKEAEQSLFAAFDDVQVRVRGVLAEERRCAAEVVLTAVNTGPLDLGGDAPMPATGRTIEMPAVWWLELGPDGLIAETRDYFDTATMMTQLGVQQP, encoded by the coding sequence ATGACACCAAGCGACATCCTCAAGGCCATGGTCACCGCGATCGAGGGGCGGGACGCGGAGGCCTTCGCCGCGCTGTTCGCCGAGGACGCGGTCGGCTACCACCCGATGTTCCCCGGCGGGGTCCGAGGCCGTGCGGCGATCAAGGAGGCCGAGCAGAGCCTGTTCGCCGCCTTCGACGATGTCCAGGTGCGGGTCCGCGGCGTGCTCGCCGAGGAGCGCCGCTGCGCGGCAGAGGTCGTGCTCACCGCGGTGAACACCGGTCCGCTGGACCTGGGCGGCGACGCGCCGATGCCGGCCACGGGGCGGACGATCGAGATGCCCGCCGTCTGGTGGCTAGAGCTGGGGCCGGACGGCCTCATCGCCGAGACCCGTGACTACTTCGACACCGCCACGATGATGACCCAGCTCGGCGTGCAGCAGCCCTGA